One window of Toxotes jaculatrix isolate fToxJac2 chromosome 19, fToxJac2.pri, whole genome shotgun sequence genomic DNA carries:
- the tmem214 gene encoding transmembrane protein 214, whose amino-acid sequence MASNNGSVGKWEVVKKGKKNGTGGGKNPTDKKTGNGGRKALGESNQPSRPPLKMSETLYDGFEKMGKKQNKEQVPPPAEPQNKKPSSSKPSKKSHSSNTVTPATHKTLEEAFKALDVGDLKQQLVRSQTLFPENPSVWVKDLAGYLNLNLTAPDTETTLSSYTHDYPYCLTGKELRGVIKGLIGRCSDILPDFFDHCVYTMLRELDRQSGEPLHGYRVCIQAILQDKPRIATQNLPEYLELLRSVQNRPVKCLTIMWALGQAGFYDLSQGLRVWLGIMLPVLGVKSLSAYAIAYLDRLLLLHANLTKGFGIMGPKEFFPLLDFAFMPKNALSSSLQEQLRRLYPRLKVLAFGAKPESTLHTYLPSFLSRATPHCPDDMKRELLSSMTECLCVDVQSLGVWRQLYTKHLPQSSLLLNHLLKSWNVLPPKLRKNLEETIQSFRVTNEEMRDTTASQDLQDCNNLCQNLQVKMRGHGFPWSKLLMVLFVFAAGFIAHDIRSHGSYTDSTTAKTLRSSGVTAVSQQAWSKITVYSKQGFSWLETNTPYYYSECVRVTGPLMEQGLEKAKSAAIFISENTTQFILWVKEKTPQVIEWVNTNTPDSVFQVLAYLKELLLLLHQNYILPALAYVSDLLQQAWTNLQDSCNGEVSVSCLQGHALSFTNSTWQLLQHTTSAIKTWAQELLTRA is encoded by the exons ATGGCTTCGAATAATGGCTCAGTCGGCAAATGGGAAGTCGtgaagaagggaaagaaaaatggcACAGGAGGAGGGAAGAATCCGACTGACAAGAAAACCGGCAACGGGGGAAGGAAAGCCCTGGGCGAATCCAACCAGCCATCCAGAC CGCCCCTGAAGATGTCAGAGACTCTGTACGACGGCTTCGAGAAAATGGGGAAGAAACAGAACAAGGAGCAGGTTCCACCACCAGCTGAGCCTCAAAACAAGAAGCCCTCATCGAGTAAACCATCCAAGAAATCACACTCCAGCAATACAGTCACCCCTGCAACTCACAAGACCCTGGAGGAAGCCTTCAAAGCC ttGGATGTTGGGGACCTGAAGCAGCAGTTGGTCCGCAGTCAGACTCTGTTCCCAGAAAACCCATCAGTCTGGGTCAAAGACCTGGCAGGATACCTCAACCTCAATCTAACTGCGCCAGACACTGAGACCACACTCAGCAGCTATACTCACG ACTACCCATACTGCCTTACAGGAAAAGAGCTGAGGGGCGTGATCAAAGGCCTCATCGGACGTTGCAGCGACATTCTGCCAGATTTCTTCGACCACTGTGTTTACACTATGCTCAGGGAGCTGGACAGACAGTCAG gagAACCACTGCACGGCTACAGAGTTTGCATCCAGGCAATCCTACAGGACAAACCCAGAATAGCCACCCAAAACCTGCcagag TATTTGGAGTTACTGCGGTCAGTTCAGAATCGTCCAGTCAAGTGTTTGACTATCATGTGGGCCCTGGGACAAGCAGGATTTTATGACCTCAGCCAGGGACTCAGAG tgtggcTGGGCATCATGCTTCCTGTGCTCGGAGTGAAGTCCTTGTCTGCATATGCCATTGCCTATCTGGACCGACTTCTCCT ACTTCATGCAAACTTGACAAAGGGATTTGGCATCATGGGTCCTAAAGAGTTCTTTCCTTTACTGGATTTTGCCTTCATGCCCAAGAACGCTCTGTCATCAAG TCTGCAGGAGCAGCTGAGACGTCTGTATCCTCGACTTAAAGTCCTCGCATTTGGAGCCAAACCTGAGAGCACGTTACACACATACCTGCCATCCTTTCTGTCCAGAGCCACCCCACACTGTCCAGATGACATGAAGAGAGAG ctgctcagcagTATGAccgagtgtttgtgtgtggacgTGCAAAGTCTTGGAGTGTGGAGGCAGCTCTATACCAAACACTTACCCCAGTCCAG tctgctGTTGAATCATTTATTGAAGTCCTGGAATGTCCTGCCACCAAAG CTGCGGAAGAACCTTGAAGAAACAATCCAGTCTTTCAGAGTGACCAACGAGGAGATGAGAGACACCACTGCATCTCAGGACCTTCAGGATTGCAATAACCTGTGCCAG AATCTGCAGGTAAAGATGCGTGGTCACGGGTTCCCCTGGTCCAAACTGCTCAtggttctgtttgtgtttgctgccGGCTTCATCGCACACGACATCAGATCTCACGGCTCCTACACAG ATTCCACCACAGCCAAGACTCTGCGCAGTTCAGGTGTCACAGCTGTATCTCAGCAGGCCTGGAGCAAAATAACAGTCTACTCGAAACAGGGCTTCAG CTGGTTGGAGACCAACACTCCTTATTATTACTCAGAGTGTGTGCGGGTCACGGGGCCACTCATGGAACAAGGTTTGGAGAAGGCAAAATCAGCGGCCATCTTCATCTCAGAAAACACCACACAGTTTATCCTCTGGGTCAAAGAAAAGACACCGCAGGTCATAGAATGG GTGAACACCAACACTCCAGACAGTGTGTTCCAGGTGTTGGCATATCTGAaggagctcctcctcctcctccatcagaaCTACATCCTGCCGGCGCTGGCCTACGTATCTGACCTGCTGCAACAAGCATGGACCAACCTACAGGACTCCTGCAA tGGTGAGGTGTCGGTATCATGTCTGCAAGGCCACGCGTTGTCCTTCACCAACTCAACGTGGCAGCTGCTCCAACACACAACCTCTGCCATCAAGACTTGGGCTCAGGAGCTTTTGACGCGAGCATGA
- the mapre3b gene encoding microtubule-associated protein RP/EB family member 3b isoform X2, with translation MAVNVYSTSMTIENLSRHDMLAWVNDSLQLTYTKIEQLCSGAAYCQFMDMLFPGCILLKKVKFNAKLEHEYIHNFKVLQAAFKRMNVDKIIPVERLVKGKFQDNFEFLQWFKKFFDANYDGKEYDPLLSRQGQEGTPPPPNPGPMRTSPTAPKSVPTPQRQINVAARRTTPVTRNGGDAELIELNQQLLDLKLTIDGLEKERDFYFGKLRDIELICQENENENNPVLSKIIDILYATEEGFAPPEDDEIDEGARGDQEEY, from the exons ATGGCGGTGAATGTCTACTCCACCTCTATGACCATAGAGAACCTGAGTCGTCATGACATGTTGGCCTGGGTCAACGACTCTCTACAGCTCACCTACACAAAGATCGAGCAGCTCTGTTCAG GTGCTGCGTACTGCCAGTTCATGGACATGCTGTTTCCGGGGTGCATATTGTTGAAGAAAGTCAAGTTCAATGCTAAGTTGGAACATGAATACATCCACAATTTCAAGGTCTTACAGGCTGCGTTCAAAAGAATGAATGTGGACAag ATCATCCCTGTCGAGAGGTTGGTGAAGGGGAAGTTCCAGGACAACTTCGAGTTCCTTCAGTGGTTTAAGAAGTTTTTTGACGCCAACTACGACGGGAAAGAATACGACCCTCTACTGTCACGGCAGGGCCAGGAGGGAACGCCGCCTCCACCTAACCCAG GCCCCATGAGAACGTCTCCCACAGCACCAAAGAGTGTCCCCACCCCACAGAGGCAGATCAACGTAGCAGCCCGCAGGACCACTCCTGTGACCCGTAATGGAGGAGATGCTGAGCTCATAGAGCTCAACCAGCAG CTGCTGGATCTGAAGCTGACTATCGACGggctggagaaggagagagacttCTACTTTGGAAAGCTGAGAGACATTGAGCTCATCTGCCAGGAAAACGAAAATGAAAACAACCCAGTGCTCAGCAAAATCATAGATATACTTTATGCTACAGAG GAGGGATTTGCTCCTCCGGAGGATGACGAAATTGATGAAGGAGCACGTGGAGACCAGGAGGAGTACTGA
- the mapre3b gene encoding microtubule-associated protein RP/EB family member 3b isoform X1, with product MAVNVYSTSMTIENLSRHDMLAWVNDSLQLTYTKIEQLCSGAAYCQFMDMLFPGCILLKKVKFNAKLEHEYIHNFKVLQAAFKRMNVDKIIPVERLVKGKFQDNFEFLQWFKKFFDANYDGKEYDPLLSRQGQEGTPPPPNPGEPIHHKPKRPSRSGPMRTSPTAPKSVPTPQRQINVAARRTTPVTRNGGDAELIELNQQLLDLKLTIDGLEKERDFYFGKLRDIELICQENENENNPVLSKIIDILYATEEGFAPPEDDEIDEGARGDQEEY from the exons ATGGCGGTGAATGTCTACTCCACCTCTATGACCATAGAGAACCTGAGTCGTCATGACATGTTGGCCTGGGTCAACGACTCTCTACAGCTCACCTACACAAAGATCGAGCAGCTCTGTTCAG GTGCTGCGTACTGCCAGTTCATGGACATGCTGTTTCCGGGGTGCATATTGTTGAAGAAAGTCAAGTTCAATGCTAAGTTGGAACATGAATACATCCACAATTTCAAGGTCTTACAGGCTGCGTTCAAAAGAATGAATGTGGACAag ATCATCCCTGTCGAGAGGTTGGTGAAGGGGAAGTTCCAGGACAACTTCGAGTTCCTTCAGTGGTTTAAGAAGTTTTTTGACGCCAACTACGACGGGAAAGAATACGACCCTCTACTGTCACGGCAGGGCCAGGAGGGAACGCCGCCTCCACCTAACCCAG GTGAACCCATTCATCACAAACCTAAAAGACCCTCTCGCTCAG GCCCCATGAGAACGTCTCCCACAGCACCAAAGAGTGTCCCCACCCCACAGAGGCAGATCAACGTAGCAGCCCGCAGGACCACTCCTGTGACCCGTAATGGAGGAGATGCTGAGCTCATAGAGCTCAACCAGCAG CTGCTGGATCTGAAGCTGACTATCGACGggctggagaaggagagagacttCTACTTTGGAAAGCTGAGAGACATTGAGCTCATCTGCCAGGAAAACGAAAATGAAAACAACCCAGTGCTCAGCAAAATCATAGATATACTTTATGCTACAGAG GAGGGATTTGCTCCTCCGGAGGATGACGAAATTGATGAAGGAGCACGTGGAGACCAGGAGGAGTACTGA